One Glycine soja cultivar W05 chromosome 2, ASM419377v2, whole genome shotgun sequence genomic region harbors:
- the LOC114381691 gene encoding kinesin-like protein KIN-7F, giving the protein MGSIAEEEAMSNLAGSEERILVSVRVRPLNEKELTRNDLSEWECINDTTIMYRNNLSATERSLYPTAYTFDRVFRNDSPTKQVYEEAAKEVALSVLSGINSSIFAYGQTSSGKTYTMSGITDFAIADIFNYIEKRTEREFVLKFSALEIYNESVRDLLSVDSTPLRLLDDPEKGTVVERLTEETLRDWNHFQELISFCEAQRQIGETALNEVSSRSHQILRLTIESSAREFLGNDKMSSLSASVNFVDLAGSERASQTNSAGTRLKEGCHINRSLLTLGTVIRKLSKGRNGHVPFRDSKLTRILQSSLAGNAKTAIICTMSPARSHVEQTRNTLLFASCAKEVTTNAKVNVVVSDKLLVKQLQKELARLESELKNSGPTRLKFDSAALLKEKDLQIEMLKKEVMDVSMQRDLAQSQIKDMLQVLGDDGSSTELDSSGHQYPKLRVRGSFDFENQTAERQNLSSFDCVESVRSFDASQYSDGHSLSSDENYFQLPDLEKNLPVRISSPALSIVSHDAAKNDLDQKSVEDNLGDRCREIRCIESDDLNSNTHTFSTASSPAVSGLTDVDNTDKENLDLCSSVLKNNKEVADLVLPSLFLQEHFVLPSSEKISPGLTQSSASSSKTTKLTRSRSCKASLMRYPSSDWFDQEEMIQNAPPIGSEKDFTRRPEGLQRKTCTHHSNANAKRLSWAGYANSLGRASDVQNMKSSIDNGSYKDNSLPQGRNGKNDLESSNLQGNPEVQETGMESKINTKKFKDVGLDPLQSEEEKQLEWPSEFKRLQKEIIELWNACNVSLVHRTYFFLLFKGDPSDSIYMEVERRRLFYLKQNFDHGNQTVEDGLTPESSKRHLRGERQMLSRQMQKKLSRSERESLYIKWGIRLSSKNRRLHLAHCLWSETEDLEHIRESATIVAKLVGSVEPDQAFKEMFVLNFAPRRTRKKSFGWTASMKNIL; this is encoded by the exons ATGGGTTCCATTGCAGAGGAGGAGGCAATGTCAAACCTAGCAGGCAGTGAAGAGAGGATTCTTGTTTCTGTTCGTGTGAGACCTCTGAATGAAAAGGAACTCACAAGAAATGATCTGTCTGAATGGGAATGCATTAATGACACAACCATCATGTACAGGAACAATCTTTCAGCTACAGAAAGGTCCCTGTATCCAACAGCATACACATTTG aTCGAGTATTTAGGAATGACAGCCCCACAAAGCAGGTGTATGAAGAAGCAGCTAAGGAAGTTGCTCTTTCAGTTCTCAGTGGCATCAACT CAAGCATTTTTGCGTATGGACAAACAAGCAGCGGAAAAACATACACCATGAGTGGCATAACAGATTTCGccatagcagatattttcaacTACATAGAAAAG CGCACAGAAAGGGAAtttgttttgaagttttcagcaTTGGAGATCTATAATGAATCTGTCAGGGACCTCCTTAGTGTTGACAGTACACCTCTCAGACTTCTTGATGATCCAGAG AAAGGGACAGTTGTTGAGAGACTCACAGAGGAAACTTTAAGGGACTGGAACCATTTTCAAGAACTTATTTCATTCTGCGAAG CTCAAAGGCAGATAGGGGAGACTGCTCTGAATGAAGTGAGCTCCAGATCTCATCAGATTCTCAGACTG ACAATTGAAAGTTCTGCACGTGAATTTCTGGGAAATGACAAAATGAGCTCCCTTTCTGCTTCTGTG AATTTCGTTGATCTTGCTGGGAGTGAGCGCGCATCCCAAACTAATTCAGCTGGTACGAGGTTGAAAGAGGGTTGCCACATAAATCGTAGTTTACTAACTCTTGGAACTGTCATACGCAAACTGAG CAAGGGGAGAAATGGACATGTTCCTTTCAGAGATTCAAAGCTAACCCGCATACTGCAGTCTTCATTAGCAGGCAATGCTAAAACTGCAATCATCTGCACCATGAGCCCTGCAAGGAGCCATGTTGAACAAACCAGAAACACCCTTTTATTTGCAAGTTGTGCTAAAGAAGTGACAACTAATGCAAAAGTCAATGTAGTGGTGTCTGATAAGTTGTTGGTCAAGCAACTACAAAAAGAGTTGGCTAGACTGGAAAGTGAGTTGAAAAATTCAGGGCCAACCCGCCTTAAATTTGATTCTGCAGCATTGCTGAAGGAAAAAGACCTCCAAATTGAGATG TTAAAGAAAGAGGTAATGGATGTTTCGATGCAGCGGGACCTTGCTCAATCTCAAATTAAGGACATGCTACAAGTGCTTGGAGACGATGGGTCCTCAACCGAGCTA GACAGTTCAGGTCATCAGTATCCCAAATTACGTGTGCGAGGTTCATTTGACTTTGAAAATCAAACAGCCGAACGACAAAATTTATCAAGTTTTGACTGCGTTGAGAGTGTCAGATCTTTTGATGCATCTCAATATTCAGATGGACATAGTCTTAGTTCTGATGAGAACTATTTCCAACTCCCTGATTTGGAAAAGAATCTTCCAGTCAGGATTTCTTCCCCTGCGCTTTCTATTGTAAGTCATGATGCTGCAAAGAATGATTTGGATCAGAAAAGCGTTGAAGATAATTTAGGGGACCGTTGTAGGGAAATTAGGTGCATCGAGTCAGATGATCTAAATTCAAACACACATACATTCTCTACTGCATCATCTCCAGCCGTCTCAGGATTAACTGATGTTGATAATACAGACAAAGAAAATCTAGATTTGTGCTCATCTGTGTTAAAGAACAACAAAGAAGTAGCGGATCTAGTTCTTCCTTCTTTGTTCTTGCAAGAACACTTTGTTCTTCCCTCTTCAGAGAAAATATCTCCAGGTCTGACACAAAGTAGTGCATCTAGTTCCAAAACCACGAAATTAACCAGAAGCAGAAGTTGTAAAGCAAGTCTCATGAGATATCCATCTTCAGATTGGTTTGACCAGGAAGAAATGATTCAGAACGCACCCCCAATAGGAAGCGAAAAAGATTTCACAAGAAGACCCGAGGGCCTTCAAAGGAAGACTTGTACACATCATTCTAATGCCAATGCTAAGAGGTTATCATGGGCTGGCTACGCGAATTCTCTGGGAAGAGCTTCTGATGTACAGAATATGAAATCCTCCATCGATAATGGAAGTTATAAAGACAATTCTTTACCCCAGGGAAGAAACGGAAAGAATGATCTTGAAAGTTCAAATCTGCAAGGGAACCCTGAG GTTCAAGAGACAGGAATGGAGTCCAAAATTAATACAAAGAAGTTCAAAGATGTTGGTTTGGACCCATTGCAATCTGAGGAAGAAAAACAGTTGGAATGGCCTTCAGAATTCAAGCGGCTGCAGAAAGAGATTATTGAACTCTGGAATGCTTGTAATGTTTCATTGGTTCACAGGACTTACTTTTTCCTTCTGTTCAAAGGAGACCCTTCAGATTCTATCTATATGGAAGTAGAGCGAAGAAGGCTGTTCTATCTCAAGCAAAATTTTGATCATGGGAATCAGACTGTGGAAGATGGACTTACCCCTGAATCAAG TAAGAGGCATCTTAGAGGAGAGAGACAGATGTTGAGTAGGCAAATGCAGAAGAAGCTGTCAAGATCTGAAAGAGAGAGCCTATACATTAAATGGGGAATTCGTTTGAGTTCAAAGAATAGAAGGTTGCACTTGGCCCATTGCTTGTGGTCAGAAACAGAAGACTTAGAGCACATTAGAGAGAGTGCTACCATTGTTGCAAAGTTGGTTGGTTCAGTAGAGCCAGATCAGGCTTTTAAGGAGATGTTTGTACTCAACTTTGCCCCAAGGCGCACGAGAAAGAAATCGTTTGGTTGGACAGCCAGTATGAAGAATATTTTGTGA